Proteins encoded within one genomic window of Streptomyces kaniharaensis:
- a CDS encoding ester cyclase — protein MTPEEQKAAEALLKRYLTEHLNGRNDDVLDEFIHPDFVHHTDESALGFENTEPDLAGIKAGMVEMREKLDPTYEFEIVKWEDDWVHLNWTFHGVHRGAVMGLEPTNKPFTIHYTGRTRFKDGRIIDAQNEWDPAATLEVVKAQIYS, from the coding sequence ATGACTCCGGAAGAGCAGAAGGCCGCCGAGGCGCTCCTCAAGCGCTACCTGACCGAGCACCTCAACGGCCGCAACGACGACGTCCTGGACGAGTTCATCCACCCCGACTTCGTCCACCACACCGACGAGTCGGCGCTGGGCTTCGAGAACACCGAGCCCGACCTGGCGGGCATCAAGGCCGGCATGGTCGAGATGCGCGAGAAGCTCGACCCCACCTACGAGTTCGAGATCGTGAAGTGGGAGGACGACTGGGTGCACCTCAACTGGACCTTCCACGGCGTGCACCGCGGCGCCGTCATGGGTCTGGAGCCCACCAACAAGCCGTTCACCATCCACTACACCGGCCGCACCCGGTTCAAGGACGGCCGGATCATCGACGCCCAGAACGAGTGGGACCCCGCCGCCACCCTCGAGGTCGTCAAGGCCCAGATCTACAGCTGA
- a CDS encoding acyltransferase domain-containing protein: MHAHHGRPHPVALLPLSGEDPQAFAARAAACADALEQGRGEPAGPLHGAAVPGTRHRYRRAVRAHSPEQARQWLAELRQNPPAPSPGTGPVALVFSGQGNQWPAMVAELLAADPVAAEVLADCDRVLRDAAGWSLLDGFGAGADPSAAERLTDPAVLQPVLVALQVTVARVLAHWGVTWSACVGHSLGELSAAVVSGVLDLDTGLRLAAARGTLMRDAVGTGLTALLGRPADRVAELLDRLGPGTDVAAWNGPSSTLIAGRDEEVRAIVDELAAEGVFARVLPGTVAFHSRYLEPLRAQLADRFQDLVPAAASGALVSTVTGDFIDPAELDARYWGANLREPVRFAQAVHALAAAGYRTFVEVGAHPTLQPSIREILGDGCDVIPTLQRDHGGRDTLLDAAVRLFEAGADLDWDALAGTPVDAPAPAAAEGTGLWRAVSTTGSAGHRPGTARTEIIATALAAAAHATRAAGPRTVTDVRLTGADAPDEDLVAVTVAPGTVEVHARTAAGGWTRRAVATTRPAGPAPEAPDLAADQAAGRPDNAVGERELVDLRLADATGGQLLRLLPHGLSALEVLLHPEVTPGLPTALVGWEQAPGKDGQARWIRLWPATDVAATGPQYTAAVLDAAGAVLARADRVVLPAGTATTDPTAAETSPREALLAVDGEQRVQQLADYLAREAERVLRLPAGGVDHDRPLNSLGLDSIMGLELSRRIEADLDLAVPIVRLLRDASVAALAPELALELAPPAADGAPLTLDDPDRLEQLLADVDSLSPEEVDSLLAQLGAEAAGER; encoded by the coding sequence ATGCACGCGCACCACGGACGACCGCACCCGGTCGCCCTGCTCCCACTGTCCGGGGAAGACCCACAGGCCTTCGCTGCCCGGGCCGCCGCCTGCGCGGACGCGCTGGAGCAGGGCCGCGGTGAGCCCGCTGGCCCTCTCCACGGAGCCGCCGTTCCCGGCACCCGCCACCGTTACCGCCGGGCGGTGCGGGCGCACTCGCCGGAGCAGGCCCGCCAGTGGCTGGCCGAGCTCCGGCAGAACCCGCCCGCGCCGTCCCCGGGCACCGGGCCGGTCGCCCTGGTCTTCTCCGGCCAGGGCAACCAGTGGCCCGCCATGGTGGCCGAACTGCTCGCGGCCGACCCCGTCGCGGCCGAGGTGCTGGCCGACTGCGACCGCGTCCTGCGGGACGCGGCCGGCTGGTCCCTGCTGGACGGGTTCGGCGCGGGCGCGGATCCGTCGGCCGCCGAGCGGCTGACCGATCCGGCGGTGCTCCAGCCCGTGCTGGTCGCCCTCCAGGTGACCGTCGCCCGGGTGCTGGCGCACTGGGGCGTCACCTGGTCCGCCTGTGTCGGCCACAGCCTCGGGGAGCTGTCCGCCGCCGTGGTCTCCGGCGTGCTCGACCTGGACACCGGTCTGCGGCTGGCCGCCGCCCGCGGGACGCTGATGCGCGACGCGGTCGGCACCGGCCTGACCGCCCTGCTCGGCCGACCGGCCGACCGGGTCGCCGAGTTGCTGGACCGGCTCGGCCCCGGCACGGACGTCGCCGCGTGGAACGGGCCGAGCTCCACCCTGATCGCCGGCCGTGACGAGGAGGTGCGCGCGATCGTCGACGAGCTGGCGGCCGAGGGCGTCTTCGCCCGGGTGCTGCCCGGCACCGTCGCCTTCCACAGCCGGTACCTGGAGCCGCTGCGCGCACAACTCGCCGACCGGTTCCAGGATTTGGTGCCGGCCGCGGCGAGCGGCGCGCTGGTCTCCACCGTCACCGGCGACTTCATCGACCCGGCCGAGCTGGACGCCCGCTACTGGGGCGCTAACCTGCGCGAGCCGGTGCGCTTCGCACAGGCCGTGCACGCCCTCGCCGCGGCCGGCTACCGCACCTTCGTCGAGGTCGGTGCCCACCCCACCCTGCAGCCCTCGATCCGCGAGATCCTGGGCGACGGCTGCGACGTCATCCCGACCCTGCAGCGCGACCACGGCGGCCGCGACACCCTGCTCGACGCGGCGGTACGGCTCTTCGAGGCCGGCGCCGACCTCGACTGGGACGCCCTGGCCGGCACCCCGGTCGACGCGCCCGCGCCCGCCGCGGCCGAGGGCACCGGGCTCTGGCGGGCCGTCAGCACCACCGGCTCCGCCGGGCACCGGCCCGGCACGGCCCGCACCGAGATCATCGCCACCGCCCTGGCCGCCGCCGCGCACGCCACCCGCGCGGCCGGTCCGCGCACGGTCACCGACGTCCGGCTGACCGGGGCGGACGCCCCGGACGAGGACCTCGTCGCCGTCACCGTCGCGCCCGGCACCGTCGAGGTGCACGCGCGCACCGCGGCCGGTGGCTGGACCCGGCGGGCGGTGGCCACCACCCGTCCCGCGGGCCCGGCTCCCGAGGCTCCCGACCTGGCGGCCGACCAGGCCGCCGGCCGCCCCGACAACGCCGTTGGGGAGCGGGAGCTGGTCGACCTCCGGCTCGCGGACGCCACCGGCGGGCAGCTGCTGCGGCTGCTGCCGCACGGCCTGTCCGCGCTGGAGGTGCTGCTCCACCCCGAGGTCACCCCCGGCCTGCCGACCGCCCTCGTCGGCTGGGAGCAGGCTCCGGGCAAGGACGGGCAGGCCCGCTGGATCCGCCTGTGGCCGGCCACCGACGTCGCGGCCACCGGCCCGCAGTACACCGCCGCCGTCCTCGACGCCGCTGGCGCCGTCTTGGCCCGCGCCGACCGCGTCGTCCTGCCCGCCGGCACCGCCACGACCGACCCGACCGCCGCCGAGACCTCGCCGCGCGAGGCCCTGCTCGCCGTCGACGGCGAGCAGCGGGTGCAGCAGCTCGCCGACTACCTGGCCCGGGAGGCCGAGCGGGTGCTGCGGCTGCCGGCCGGCGGCGTCGACCACGACCGTCCGCTCAACTCCCTCGGCCTCGACTCGATCATGGGCCTGGAGCTGTCCCGGCGGATCGAGGCCGACCTCGACCTCGCGGTGCCGATCGTGCGCCTACTGCGCGACGCGTCGGTCGCCGCGCTCGCCCCCGAGCTCGCCCTGGAGCTCGCCCCGCCGGCCGCCGACGGCGCGCCACTCACCCTCGACGACCCCGACCGGCTGGAACAGCTCCTCGCCGACGTCGACTCGCTCTCACCGGAGGAGGTGGACTCGCTCCTCGCCCAGCTCGGCGCCGAGGCAGCGGGAGAACGATGA